A single genomic interval of Nonomuraea rubra harbors:
- a CDS encoding glycosyltransferase, which translates to MKVDLISEHADPLAAVGGVDAGGQNVHVAALAVALAGRGHTVVVHTRRSSESQPESVSLAPGVTVEYVPAGPAAPVPKDELPPFMPEFTAWLTARWAARPPDVAHAHFWMSGQAALRAAAAAGVPVVQTFHALGTVKRRWQGAADTSPAHRLDSEREIGLQADMVLATCSDEVNELCAMGVPEHRVAVVPCGVDLSAFCPDGPVAPRPDGPVVLSIGRMVPRKGVDTVIAALRQVPGANLVIAGGSQDDEEALRLRELAGGYGLGDRVHVIGSVPRPHVPALMRSADVVVTVPWYEPFGMVPVEAMACGVPVVASAVGGHLDTVAGCGVLVPPRRPRALARALKDVLGDPDRRGALGAAGARRARERYGWPRVAELTEAVYTQVIDGKVCRLAALGG; encoded by the coding sequence GTGAAGGTCGATCTCATCTCCGAGCACGCGGACCCGCTGGCAGCGGTCGGCGGCGTCGACGCCGGCGGCCAGAACGTCCACGTCGCCGCCCTGGCCGTGGCCCTCGCAGGCCGGGGGCACACGGTCGTCGTCCACACCCGTCGTTCCTCCGAGTCGCAACCGGAGTCGGTGAGCCTGGCGCCCGGCGTCACGGTCGAGTACGTGCCCGCGGGCCCCGCGGCGCCCGTCCCCAAGGACGAGCTGCCGCCGTTCATGCCGGAGTTCACCGCATGGCTGACGGCGCGCTGGGCCGCCCGCCCGCCGGACGTCGCGCACGCCCACTTCTGGATGAGCGGGCAGGCGGCGCTGCGGGCGGCGGCGGCCGCCGGAGTGCCGGTGGTGCAGACGTTCCACGCGCTGGGCACGGTCAAGCGGCGCTGGCAGGGCGCGGCCGACACCAGCCCCGCGCACCGGCTCGACAGCGAGCGCGAGATCGGCCTGCAGGCCGACATGGTGCTGGCCACCTGCAGCGACGAGGTGAACGAGCTGTGCGCGATGGGGGTCCCGGAGCACCGCGTCGCGGTGGTGCCGTGCGGGGTGGACCTGTCGGCGTTCTGCCCGGACGGGCCGGTGGCGCCGCGCCCGGACGGCCCGGTCGTGCTGAGCATCGGCCGGATGGTGCCGCGCAAGGGCGTGGACACCGTGATCGCGGCGCTGCGCCAGGTCCCCGGCGCGAACCTGGTGATCGCCGGCGGGAGCCAGGACGACGAGGAGGCGCTCAGGCTGCGCGAGCTGGCCGGGGGCTACGGGCTCGGGGACCGCGTGCACGTCATCGGCTCCGTGCCGCGCCCGCACGTGCCCGCGCTGATGCGCTCGGCCGACGTCGTGGTGACGGTGCCCTGGTACGAGCCGTTCGGCATGGTGCCCGTGGAGGCCATGGCGTGCGGCGTGCCGGTCGTCGCCTCGGCGGTCGGCGGCCACCTGGACACCGTGGCGGGCTGCGGCGTGCTCGTGCCGCCGCGCCGCCCGCGCGCGCTGGCCAGGGCGCTCAAGGACGTGCTCGGCGACCCGGACAGGCGCGGCGCGCTCGGCGCGGCAGGCGCCCGGCGGGCCAGGGAACGGTACGGCTGGCCCCGCGTGGCCGAGCTGACCGAGGCCGTGTACACGCAGGTCATCGACGGAAAGGTCTGCCGTCTGGCGGCCCTGGGGGGTTGA
- a CDS encoding D-sedoheptulose-7-phosphate isomerase, which produces MDAHLEKLWNTLEKVDDHAVTVRAWGGKLAGVLAAGGRLLACGNGGSAAEAQHLTAELVGRFRDDRQPYAAIPLHADGSTLTAIANDYGAEQVYARQVRAHGRTGDVLVCLSTSGGSPNVLAAARAAQEAGLVAWAMTGPAPNPLAGLCDEAVAVPGETATVQEVHLALIHLLCDAVEEAL; this is translated from the coding sequence GTGGACGCACATCTGGAGAAGCTCTGGAACACCCTGGAGAAGGTCGATGACCACGCGGTCACCGTCCGGGCCTGGGGAGGCAAGCTGGCCGGCGTGCTGGCCGCCGGGGGCAGGCTGCTCGCCTGCGGCAACGGCGGGTCGGCGGCCGAGGCCCAGCACCTGACGGCCGAGCTGGTCGGCCGGTTCAGGGACGACAGGCAGCCGTACGCGGCGATCCCGCTGCACGCCGACGGCTCGACGCTGACGGCGATCGCCAACGACTACGGCGCCGAGCAGGTCTACGCCCGCCAGGTGCGCGCGCACGGCCGTACCGGGGACGTGCTGGTGTGCCTGTCCACCAGCGGCGGCAGCCCGAACGTGCTGGCCGCGGCCAGGGCGGCGCAGGAGGCCGGGCTCGTGGCGTGGGCCATGACGGGCCCCGCCCCGAACCCGCTCGCCGGCCTGTGCGACGAGGCGGTGGCCGTTCCCGGCGAGACCGCGACCGTGCAAGAGGTGCACCTGGCACTGATCCACCTGCTGTGCGACGCGGTCGAGGAGGCGCTGTGA
- a CDS encoding SDR family oxidoreductase: MNVLITGGASGLGLATAEAVEKEGWKALVVDVRAPDQRFEHVTADLADRAEAERAVRELAERAGGLDAVVTAAGIDACGRLEDVPADDWERVIKVNLLGTASVVRAALPYLKHTRGKVVTCASTLGLRPLSDASAYSASKFGVVGFTRGLAIETRGEIGVTLLIPGGMRTSFFDGRPEQYKPGPEAGLNDPADVAQAVVFALRQPAGCEVRELVVCPSTETSWP, translated from the coding sequence GTGAACGTATTGATCACCGGGGGCGCGTCCGGGCTCGGCCTGGCCACCGCCGAGGCCGTGGAGAAGGAGGGCTGGAAGGCCCTCGTCGTGGACGTGCGCGCGCCCGACCAGCGCTTCGAGCACGTGACGGCGGATCTGGCCGACCGGGCGGAGGCCGAGCGCGCGGTGCGCGAGCTGGCCGAGCGGGCCGGCGGCCTGGACGCCGTCGTGACGGCAGCGGGCATCGACGCGTGCGGGCGGCTGGAGGACGTGCCCGCCGACGACTGGGAGCGGGTCATCAAGGTGAACCTGCTGGGCACGGCCTCGGTCGTGCGGGCGGCGCTGCCGTACCTGAAGCACACCCGGGGCAAGGTCGTCACCTGCGCCTCGACGCTGGGGCTGCGGCCGCTGAGCGACGCGTCGGCGTACTCGGCCTCGAAGTTCGGCGTCGTCGGCTTCACCAGGGGGCTGGCCATCGAGACGCGCGGGGAGATCGGGGTGACCCTGCTGATCCCCGGCGGCATGCGGACGAGCTTCTTCGACGGCCGTCCCGAGCAGTACAAGCCGGGCCCCGAGGCGGGGCTGAACGATCCGGCCGACGTCGCCCAGGCGGTGGTCTTCGCGCTGCGGCAGCCGGCCGGATGCGAGGTGAGAGAGCTCGTCGTCTGCCCGTCCACGGAGACGTCATGGCCCTAG
- a CDS encoding glycosyltransferase family 2 protein: MITVVIPTIGRATLRDTLAAVGPGVPVIVVDDRAGADGGEPLEPLLSGALRDEPSPSGPLPSGPLPSGALPSGALPGNVRVVRSGGRGPAAARNAGWRAADTPWVVFLDDDVIPAPGWAEAVWKDLVDLPDDVGGSQGRIVVPLPGTRRPTDGERHTAGLAGALWVTADMAYRRAVLEAVGGFDERFPRAYREDADLALRVARAGHRLVRGERVTEHPVRDDGFWASVRFQRGNADDALMRRLHGPSWRAGIGGGRGRLRLHALTTAAGLAAVLLAAAAAATRTRSGARGAASRGAGRAPAVAAWGAGAVWAGLTADFAWRRIAPGPRTAREVLRMAVTSVLIPPVACTHRLRGEWRVRR; the protein is encoded by the coding sequence GTGATCACCGTGGTGATCCCCACCATCGGGCGGGCCACGCTGCGTGACACGCTGGCGGCCGTGGGGCCGGGCGTGCCGGTGATCGTGGTGGACGACAGGGCCGGCGCCGATGGCGGGGAGCCGCTTGAGCCGCTGCTATCCGGGGCCTTGCGCGATGAGCCGTCGCCTTCCGGGCCGCTGCCTTCCGGGCCGCTGCCTTCCGGGGCGCTGCCTTCCGGGGCGCTGCCGGGGAATGTGCGGGTCGTCCGGTCGGGTGGGCGGGGCCCCGCGGCGGCGCGGAACGCCGGGTGGCGGGCCGCGGACACGCCGTGGGTGGTGTTCCTCGACGACGACGTGATCCCGGCGCCCGGGTGGGCCGAGGCGGTCTGGAAGGACCTGGTGGACCTGCCCGACGACGTGGGGGGCAGCCAGGGGCGCATCGTGGTGCCGCTGCCCGGGACGCGCCGGCCCACCGACGGCGAGCGGCACACCGCCGGGCTCGCGGGGGCTCTGTGGGTGACGGCCGACATGGCCTACCGGAGGGCGGTGCTGGAGGCGGTGGGCGGGTTCGACGAGCGGTTCCCGCGGGCGTACCGGGAGGACGCCGACCTGGCGCTGCGGGTGGCGCGGGCCGGGCACCGGCTGGTCAGGGGCGAGCGCGTGACGGAGCATCCGGTCCGGGACGACGGGTTCTGGGCGAGCGTGCGCTTCCAGCGGGGCAACGCCGACGACGCGCTCATGCGCCGCCTGCACGGGCCCTCGTGGCGCGCCGGCATTGGCGGCGGCCGCGGCCGGCTGCGGCTGCACGCCCTGACGACCGCCGCGGGCCTCGCGGCCGTACTCCTCGCCGCCGCGGCCGCCGCGACCCGTACCAGGTCCGGTGCCCGGGGTGCGGCGTCGCGGGGCGCGGGGCGGGCGCCGGCCGTGGCCGCGTGGGGTGCGGGGGCGGTGTGGGCGGGGCTGACCGCGGACTTCGCGTGGCGGCGGATCGCGCCGGGCCCGCGTACCGCGCGGGAGGTGCTGCGGATGGCCGTCACGAGCGTGCTGATCCCGCCGGTCGCCTGTACGCACCGGCTTCGGGGGGAATGGAGGGTGCGGCGATGA
- a CDS encoding glycosyltransferase family 9 protein, giving the protein MSRGRQERSSRDRTARDSAPASTASSARAGTAGRGRVLVARLDDAGDVLLAGPAVRAVRTRAREVVFLAGPNGRAAAELLPGVDRVIVWHAPWIDHTPPPVTAAGVEELVGRAGGIDEAVLLTSFHQSALPLALLLRLAGVKRITAISNDYPGSLLDVRHVVDESVDVPEAERMLAVAEAAGFALPEGDDGKLAVQRPLPDIGKFTGHCVGVGGVADKGAYVVVHPGTSAPARTWPADRHRQTVRELADDGHQVVVTGTERNLTAYVAGDVAADLGGMTTFAELAAVIERAGVLVAGNTGPAHLAAAVGTPVVSLFAPVVPAVRWAPYGVPAVLLGDQQAPCRGSRARVCPVPGHPCLSQVTSEQVVKAVRELTQ; this is encoded by the coding sequence ATGAGCAGGGGCCGGCAGGAACGTTCCAGCAGGGACAGGACCGCAAGAGACAGCGCGCCGGCCAGCACGGCGAGCAGCGCGCGAGCCGGCACGGCCGGCCGAGGGCGCGTGCTCGTGGCGCGGCTGGACGACGCCGGGGACGTGCTGCTGGCCGGCCCGGCCGTGCGGGCGGTCCGTACGAGGGCCCGCGAGGTGGTCTTCCTGGCCGGCCCGAACGGCAGGGCGGCGGCCGAGCTGCTGCCCGGCGTGGACCGGGTGATCGTGTGGCATGCCCCGTGGATCGACCACACCCCGCCGCCCGTCACCGCGGCGGGCGTGGAGGAGCTGGTCGGCAGGGCCGGCGGGATCGACGAGGCGGTGCTGCTGACGTCGTTCCACCAGTCGGCGCTGCCGCTGGCGTTGCTGCTGAGGCTGGCCGGGGTGAAGCGGATCACCGCGATCAGCAACGACTACCCGGGCTCCCTGCTCGACGTGCGGCACGTGGTGGACGAGAGCGTGGACGTGCCGGAGGCGGAGCGGATGCTGGCCGTGGCGGAGGCGGCCGGGTTCGCGCTGCCGGAGGGCGATGACGGGAAACTGGCTGTTCAGCGACCGTTGCCGGATATAGGGAAATTTACGGGGCACTGTGTAGGCGTCGGCGGCGTTGCCGACAAAGGCGCGTATGTCGTGGTTCACCCAGGGACATCGGCCCCCGCCCGCACGTGGCCTGCCGACAGGCACCGGCAGACGGTACGGGAGCTGGCCGACGACGGTCACCAGGTCGTCGTCACCGGCACAGAACGGAACCTCACCGCCTACGTGGCCGGCGACGTCGCGGCCGACCTGGGCGGAATGACCACATTCGCGGAACTGGCTGCCGTGATCGAGCGAGCCGGTGTGCTCGTGGCGGGCAACACCGGCCCCGCGCACCTCGCCGCGGCCGTCGGAACGCCGGTCGTGAGCCTGTTCGCGCCCGTTGTCCCTGCGGTGCGGTGGGCCCCGTACGGCGTGCCCGCGGTGCTGCTGGGCGATCAGCAGGCGCCCTGCCGTGGCAGCAGGGCGCGCGTCTGCCCGGTACCCGGGCACCCGTGCCTGTCCCAGGTGACAAGTGAGCAGGTGGTCAAGGCAGTGAGGGAGCTGACGCAGTGA
- a CDS encoding glycosyltransferase family 9 protein, giving the protein MALELLVLRGLGLGDLLTAVPALRSLRQAFPAHRITLAAPRYLEALLPLIGAVDDQVDVSGPGPIPMDAVPFERPDIAVNLHGRGPQSIEALRRTEPGRLISFGTGPPWQDGVHEVRRWCDLLEWHGVPTDPGDLTLGISDRTGPAIVHPGAAFPARRWPPERFAEVAAALDDVIVTGNAEEVPIAARVAELAGLPPERMLAGRTCLADLIDLVSRAKLVVCGDTGVAHLATAFCVPSVVLFGPVSPRLWGPPPGWRHVALWAGQNGDPHGQRPDPGLLKIEVSEVVDAAMEVIS; this is encoded by the coding sequence ATGGCCCTAGAACTCCTCGTGCTGCGCGGGCTCGGCCTGGGCGACCTGCTCACGGCCGTGCCCGCCCTGCGGTCGCTGCGCCAGGCCTTCCCCGCGCACCGGATCACGCTGGCCGCGCCCCGGTACCTGGAGGCGCTGCTGCCGCTGATCGGCGCGGTGGACGACCAGGTGGACGTGTCGGGCCCGGGTCCCATTCCGATGGACGCCGTGCCGTTCGAGCGCCCCGACATCGCGGTCAACCTGCACGGCCGGGGGCCGCAGAGCATCGAGGCGCTGCGGCGCACGGAGCCGGGGCGGCTGATCAGCTTCGGCACCGGGCCCCCGTGGCAGGACGGGGTGCACGAGGTGCGGCGGTGGTGCGACCTGCTGGAGTGGCACGGCGTGCCCACCGATCCCGGCGATCTGACGCTGGGCATCTCCGACCGTACGGGGCCGGCGATCGTGCATCCGGGCGCCGCCTTCCCCGCGCGGCGCTGGCCGCCGGAGCGGTTCGCCGAGGTGGCGGCGGCGCTGGACGACGTCATCGTCACGGGGAACGCTGAGGAGGTGCCGATCGCCGCGCGGGTCGCCGAGCTGGCGGGGCTGCCTCCGGAGCGGATGCTGGCGGGGCGGACCTGCCTGGCCGACCTGATCGACCTGGTCAGCAGGGCGAAGCTGGTGGTCTGCGGCGACACCGGCGTGGCTCATCTGGCGACGGCGTTCTGCGTGCCGTCGGTCGTGCTGTTCGGGCCGGTCTCGCCCAGGCTGTGGGGCCCGCCGCCCGGCTGGCGCCACGTGGCGCTGTGGGCCGGGCAGAACGGCGACCCGCATGGCCAGCGGCCCGATCCTGGGCTGCTGAAGATCGAGGTTTCCGAAGTCGTCGACGCCGCCATGGAGGTCATCTCATGA
- a CDS encoding UDP-glucuronic acid decarboxylase family protein has protein sequence MRALVTGGAGFLGSYLCERLLDEGAEVVCMDSFLTGGPRNVEHLLERPEFRLIECDLTGYVHVPDRLDLVLHFASAASPADYLRYPIETLRVGSVGTLHALGLAREKGARFVLASTSEVYGDPLEHPQKETYWGNVNPVGPRSVYDEAKRFAESLTTAYRQSRATDTGIVRIFNTYGPRMRPFDGRAIPTFIRQALTGEPITITGDGSQTRSICYVDDTVSGILAMARSDFAGPVNIGNPDELTMLELATLVKELTGTSSEIRFIDRPADDPKVRRPDTSLAAERLGWRATVPAGEGLRRTIEWFSAELAAIEQLERLEV, from the coding sequence ATGAGGGCTCTGGTCACCGGAGGCGCCGGGTTCCTCGGCTCCTACCTCTGCGAGCGACTGCTGGACGAGGGAGCGGAGGTGGTCTGCATGGACAGCTTCCTCACCGGGGGGCCGCGCAACGTGGAGCATCTCCTCGAACGGCCCGAGTTCCGGCTCATCGAGTGCGATCTGACCGGGTACGTGCACGTACCGGACCGGCTGGATCTCGTGCTGCACTTCGCCTCGGCCGCCTCGCCGGCCGACTACCTGCGCTATCCGATCGAGACGCTGCGCGTGGGCAGCGTCGGCACGCTGCACGCGCTGGGGCTGGCCAGGGAGAAGGGGGCCAGGTTCGTGCTGGCCTCCACCAGCGAGGTGTACGGGGATCCCCTGGAGCATCCGCAGAAGGAGACGTACTGGGGCAACGTCAACCCGGTCGGGCCGCGCAGCGTGTACGACGAGGCCAAGCGGTTCGCCGAGTCGCTGACCACCGCGTACCGGCAGTCGCGCGCCACCGACACGGGGATCGTGCGCATCTTCAACACCTACGGCCCGCGCATGCGCCCGTTCGACGGCCGGGCGATCCCGACGTTCATCCGGCAGGCGCTGACCGGCGAGCCGATCACGATCACCGGTGACGGTTCGCAGACGCGCTCCATCTGCTACGTCGACGACACCGTCTCCGGCATCCTGGCCATGGCCCGCAGCGACTTCGCCGGGCCGGTGAACATCGGCAACCCCGACGAACTGACGATGCTGGAGCTGGCCACGCTCGTCAAGGAGCTGACGGGTACGTCGTCGGAGATCCGGTTCATCGACCGGCCCGCCGACGACCCGAAGGTGCGGCGGCCCGACACCTCGCTGGCCGCCGAGCGGCTGGGCTGGCGGGCCACGGTGCCCGCCGGCGAGGGGCTGCGCCGCACGATCGAGTGGTTCTCGGCCGAGCTCGCCGCGATC
- a CDS encoding PfkB family carbohydrate kinase: MTERPLVVIGDTLLDVDVEGEAERLCPDAPVPVLDVSAEQARPGGAGLAALLAARDGAEVVLITAIGDDPDGHRLCGLLSQELDLVRLPLRGGTVRKTRVRARGQTLVRLDTGDGTARYSPTAEAIAAIGRAGAVLVSDYGRGVARMARELLREVGVPVVWDPHPRGEQPMPGCALLTPSEAEARQLCPSGYHGPDQAARRLVRALRARAVAVTTGERGACLAVEGGPLTTVPPPAGSGGPAVSGGDACGAGDRLAGAAALALRDGADAEEAVTTGVGEASRFVERGGAATVKVQEQRLGDRPRTALEVAGLTRAYGGRLIATGGCFDLLHAGHVSLLRRARALGDALVVCVNSDDSVRRLKGPSRPIVDVRDRVEVLRALGCVDAVLVFDEDTPAAAIEQLRPDVWVKGGDYEGEVLPESGVLGRLGAEIVVLSTLPGRSTTNLIREIQ; this comes from the coding sequence GTGACGGAGAGGCCGCTGGTCGTCATCGGGGACACGCTGCTCGACGTGGACGTCGAGGGCGAGGCCGAGCGGCTCTGCCCGGACGCGCCCGTGCCGGTGCTGGACGTCTCCGCCGAGCAGGCCCGCCCCGGCGGGGCCGGGCTGGCCGCGCTGCTGGCCGCCCGCGACGGCGCCGAGGTCGTGCTGATCACGGCGATCGGCGACGACCCCGACGGGCACCGCCTGTGCGGGCTGCTGTCGCAGGAGCTCGACCTGGTACGGCTCCCGCTGCGCGGCGGCACCGTACGCAAGACCCGGGTCAGGGCGCGCGGCCAGACGCTCGTCAGGCTGGACACCGGTGACGGCACGGCCAGGTACTCCCCCACCGCGGAGGCGATCGCGGCGATCGGCCGGGCCGGCGCCGTGCTGGTCTCCGACTACGGCAGGGGCGTGGCCAGGATGGCCCGCGAGCTGCTGCGCGAGGTGGGCGTACCGGTGGTGTGGGACCCCCACCCCCGGGGCGAGCAGCCGATGCCCGGCTGCGCGCTGCTGACGCCCAGCGAGGCGGAGGCGCGGCAGCTCTGCCCGTCCGGCTACCACGGCCCCGACCAGGCGGCCCGCCGGCTGGTGCGGGCGCTGCGGGCCAGGGCGGTGGCCGTCACGACCGGCGAGCGCGGGGCCTGCCTCGCGGTGGAGGGCGGCCCGCTGACCACGGTGCCGCCGCCGGCGGGGTCGGGCGGCCCCGCCGTGTCCGGCGGGGACGCGTGCGGCGCGGGCGACAGGCTCGCCGGGGCCGCCGCGCTCGCGCTGCGCGACGGCGCGGACGCGGAGGAGGCGGTCACGACCGGCGTGGGCGAGGCCTCCCGCTTCGTCGAGCGCGGCGGGGCCGCCACCGTGAAGGTGCAGGAGCAGCGGCTCGGCGACCGGCCGCGCACGGCGCTGGAGGTGGCCGGGCTCACCCGGGCTTACGGCGGCCGGCTGATCGCCACGGGCGGCTGCTTCGACCTGCTGCACGCGGGCCACGTGAGCCTGCTGCGGCGGGCCAGGGCGCTGGGCGACGCGCTGGTCGTCTGCGTCAACTCCGACGACTCGGTACGCCGGCTGAAGGGCCCGTCCAGGCCCATCGTGGACGTGCGCGACCGGGTCGAGGTGCTGCGGGCGCTGGGCTGCGTGGACGCGGTGCTGGTGTTCGACGAGGACACCCCGGCCGCCGCCATCGAGCAGCTGCGCCCGGACGTGTGGGTGAAGGGCGGCGACTACGAGGGGGAAGTGCTGCCCGAGTCCGGGGTGCTCGGCAGGCTCGGCGCGGAGATCGTCGTGCTGAGCACGCTGCCGGGCCGTTCGACAACCAATCTGATCAGGGAGATCCAGTGA